A single Anopheles funestus chromosome 2RL, idAnoFuneDA-416_04, whole genome shotgun sequence DNA region contains:
- the LOC125760581 gene encoding serine/arginine-rich splicing factor 2-like translates to MDPEIEDMDAHLPVQPSIFSFPSDTLTNLARSTTPHRTNTKTPTDASEPMGRSRSRARSQSRRRRMAMQQSKAAQQREAESETSPMRQRRGRSRSRSAAKSRTGSSRSQSRRRSRSRASSRSRTRARSARARSRSAKRTSRSRRR, encoded by the exons ATGGATCCCGAAATCGAAGACATGGAT GCTCATCTTCCCGTTCAACCGAGCATCTTTTCTTTCCCGAGCGATACGCTAACCAATTTGGCTAGAAGTACTACTCCCCATCGAACGAACACGAAAACACCTACCGATGCAAGCGAACCAATGGGACGGAGTCGTTCCAGGGCCCGTTCACAGTCCCGTCGACGTCGGATGGCTATGCAGCAATCCAAAGCTGCTCAACAACGGGAAGCGGAATCGGAAACTTCACCGATGCGTCAACGGCGAGGACGAAGCCGATCACGATCAGCTGCCAAGAGTCGTACCGGAAGTTCCCGAAGCCAATCGCGTCGTCGCAGTCGTAGCCGTGCATCGTCCCGTTCACGAACTCGCGCCCGTTCGGCTCGTGCTCGTTCGCGTAGTGCAAAGCGTACCAGCCGTAGTCGGCGGCGCTGA